Proteins from a genomic interval of Nitrospirota bacterium:
- a CDS encoding acetoin utilization protein AcuC: MKTALIYLDDFVAFEYGPDHPLKTFRLKLTYELIKACGLLSLPDTKLVEPIMASKEDMLMFHDEGYIDILKILNNGRMIPVAEFYGIGIGDNPAFKGLYDWSSLVAGASLKAASLVANGEVDVAFNFAGGLHHAMSNYASGFCYINDPVLAIMSLQKKGFRVAYIDIDAHHGDGVQAAFYKTNKVLTISIHETGNTLFPGTGFETEAGEGDGLGFSINIPLPPASDDELFLYAFNEVVPPIIDKFKPDIVVSQLGVDSFYNDPLAHLSYSIKGFYEVVRRIKDISPKWVALGGGGYNMSNVARAWTLAWAIMNSVELPDYIPQEFLSNYAQYGFQNKMIDDKEYDESSIKREIIKTEVERVVRYVKDNIFRYHGI, encoded by the coding sequence ATGAAAACTGCTCTTATATATTTAGATGATTTTGTTGCATTTGAATATGGGCCGGATCATCCTTTAAAAACCTTTAGACTTAAACTTACGTATGAGCTTATTAAAGCCTGCGGACTGCTTTCTTTGCCAGACACAAAACTCGTAGAGCCAATAATGGCGAGTAAGGAAGATATGCTGATGTTTCATGATGAGGGCTATATTGATATCTTGAAAATTTTAAATAATGGACGTATGATTCCTGTGGCTGAATTTTATGGAATCGGTATTGGTGATAACCCTGCTTTTAAAGGACTATATGACTGGTCAAGCCTTGTTGCAGGAGCGTCATTGAAGGCAGCATCTCTGGTGGCAAATGGTGAGGTTGATGTTGCATTTAATTTTGCCGGAGGTCTTCATCATGCAATGTCAAATTATGCATCAGGTTTTTGCTATATCAATGATCCCGTTCTCGCAATTATGTCACTTCAGAAGAAAGGATTCAGGGTGGCTTATATCGATATAGATGCACATCATGGTGATGGTGTGCAGGCTGCTTTTTATAAAACGAATAAGGTATTAACAATATCCATTCACGAAACCGGTAATACACTCTTTCCGGGGACAGGTTTTGAAACTGAAGCAGGAGAGGGTGATGGTTTGGGATTTTCAATAAATATTCCCTTGCCTCCAGCTTCAGATGACGAGCTCTTTCTTTACGCCTTCAATGAAGTTGTTCCGCCAATTATAGATAAATTTAAACCAGATATTGTTGTCAGTCAACTCGGAGTGGATTCTTTTTATAATGACCCTCTTGCACATCTGAGTTATTCAATAAAGGGTTTTTATGAGGTTGTCAGAAGGATAAAAGATATATCTCCAAAATGGGTTGCTTTGGGTGGTGGAGGATATAATATGTCTAATGTTGCAAGGGCATGGACTTTAGCCTGGGCGATAATGAATAGTGTTGAGTTACCTGATTATATTCCACAAGAATTTCTCAGTAACTATGCTCAATATGGTTTTCAGAATAAAATGATTGATGATAAGGAATATGATGAATCATCAATAAAAAGGGAGATAATCAAAACAGAAGTAGAACGCGTTGTCCGTTATGTAAAAGATAACATCTTCAGATATCACGGCATATGA